A genome region from Streptomyces antimycoticus includes the following:
- a CDS encoding protein kinase domain-containing protein — protein sequence MTPSATIRLTLVEGRVKPGVYVFEERTTCVLGRSTDCSPQLPDDPDHKTVSRHHCLLDINPPDIRIRDFGSLNGTYVNGEKIGQRRRGLTPEEAVGDSYPEHDLKDGDRIRLGDTVFRVDITRPQVATLRLERCAKCERELGDEAGGRPGELLCAACQARPDAVLKLLLELAHGGRADLKAIRGYSMIRELGRGGMGAVYLARHEATGVEVALKVMLPKVAASETARARFLREVALTRAMKHPHVVALHDAGFGYGTFYLTTEFCTGGSLDRLVAERGGRLPVEEAVPLAVQALKGLEHAHGQGVVHRDLSPSNILLHRETDGSTTAKIADFGIGKAFDQAGLSGLTRTGTTVGKPMFMPRQQVIDFRKATPAVDIWAFAACLYHTLTGRTPREFPRAKDPWQVVLQEPAIPIRRRDPAIPRRLAEVIDTALREHPEIGYASAAELRVALEQAVR from the coding sequence GTGACGCCCTCGGCCACCATCAGGCTCACCCTTGTCGAGGGCCGGGTGAAGCCCGGCGTGTACGTCTTCGAGGAGCGCACCACCTGCGTCCTCGGCCGCTCCACCGACTGTTCGCCACAACTGCCCGACGACCCCGACCACAAGACCGTCTCCCGCCACCACTGCCTGCTCGACATCAACCCGCCGGACATCCGCATCCGCGACTTCGGCAGCCTCAACGGCACGTACGTCAACGGCGAGAAGATCGGCCAGCGGCGCCGCGGCCTCACTCCCGAGGAGGCCGTCGGGGATTCCTACCCCGAGCACGACCTCAAGGACGGCGACCGGATCCGCCTCGGTGACACGGTGTTCCGCGTCGACATCACGCGGCCGCAGGTCGCCACGCTGAGGCTCGAGCGCTGCGCCAAGTGCGAGCGCGAGCTGGGCGACGAGGCGGGCGGCCGCCCCGGCGAGTTGTTGTGCGCCGCCTGTCAGGCCCGGCCCGACGCCGTGCTCAAGCTGCTGCTCGAGCTGGCGCACGGCGGCCGCGCCGACCTCAAGGCCATCCGCGGCTACTCGATGATCCGGGAGCTCGGCCGTGGCGGCATGGGCGCGGTGTACCTGGCCCGGCACGAGGCCACCGGTGTCGAGGTGGCACTGAAGGTGATGCTGCCGAAGGTGGCGGCGAGCGAGACGGCGCGCGCCCGGTTCCTGCGCGAGGTGGCGCTCACCCGGGCAATGAAGCATCCGCACGTCGTCGCGCTGCACGACGCGGGCTTCGGATACGGAACCTTCTATCTGACAACCGAGTTCTGCACCGGCGGCAGCCTGGACCGGCTCGTCGCCGAACGCGGCGGGCGACTCCCGGTCGAGGAAGCGGTGCCCCTCGCGGTGCAGGCGCTCAAGGGCCTGGAACACGCGCACGGGCAGGGGGTCGTCCACCGCGACCTGAGCCCCTCCAACATCCTGCTGCACAGGGAGACCGACGGCTCGACGACGGCGAAGATCGCGGACTTCGGCATCGGAAAGGCCTTTGACCAGGCGGGCCTGAGCGGGCTGACACGTACCGGCACCACCGTGGGCAAACCGATGTTCATGCCGCGCCAACAGGTCATCGACTTCCGCAAGGCCACCCCTGCCGTGGACATCTGGGCATTTGCCGCCTGCCTGTACCACACGCTGACCGGAAGGACCCCGCGCGAGTTCCCGCGCGCCAAGGACCCCTGGCAGGTCGTCCTGCAGGAGCCCGCGATCCCGATCCGCCGCCGCGACCCGGCCATCCCACGACGCCTCGCGGAGGTCATCGACACGGCGCTGCGGGAGCACCCCGAGATCGGCTACGCGAGCGCGGCGGAACTGCGCGTGGCGCTGGAGCAGGCGGTCCGCTGA
- a CDS encoding serine hydrolase domain-containing protein, which yields MEAGAMNVEGFAEDGYDAVRQVFQRLVDSGLETGAGVSVWREGREVVRLNAGWVDAGRSRPWRGDTLVQPYSLSKSFVTLAALVAVRDGALGLDEPIARYWSEYGVRGKDRTTLRHVLTHRAGQPRFAPEAAGLDLLDDSGLRASLAQAAPEYVPGTLLGEHALTYGHLVDGILRAGAGATLGEIFNDTVRPALNLDAWFGVPDHALNRVADLEYADVSWPQLLHAAPWLQIPAGALDTERANSRAWRQSVFGAVNLHTTATAMAAFFSHLTNEDGPVRELLGSRLHTEFLAPQVTDYDEVFGTEITWTLGFVRDKGKIAKGGIGGSVAWWSLRHHHACAYLTRRLDDHCRAAEIAAALGDDLTVVGEDSAFEPRP from the coding sequence ATGGAGGCGGGTGCAATGAACGTTGAGGGCTTCGCTGAGGACGGGTATGACGCGGTGCGTCAGGTCTTCCAGCGGCTGGTGGACAGCGGCCTGGAAACAGGGGCAGGCGTCTCGGTCTGGCGGGAGGGCCGCGAGGTCGTACGGCTGAACGCGGGGTGGGTTGATGCGGGACGGAGCCGTCCCTGGCGTGGCGACACTCTGGTCCAGCCATACTCGCTGTCGAAGTCGTTCGTCACACTCGCCGCCCTGGTGGCGGTTCGCGACGGTGCGCTGGGACTGGACGAGCCGATCGCCAGGTACTGGAGCGAGTACGGGGTCCGGGGCAAGGACCGGACCACCCTCCGTCACGTGCTCACACACCGGGCGGGTCAGCCGCGCTTCGCGCCCGAAGCCGCAGGTCTTGACCTGCTGGATGACAGCGGGCTGCGGGCAAGCTTGGCACAGGCGGCGCCGGAGTACGTTCCCGGGACTTTACTCGGGGAACACGCACTGACCTACGGCCACCTAGTCGACGGCATCCTGCGCGCGGGCGCCGGGGCCACACTGGGAGAGATATTCAACGATACGGTGCGGCCCGCGCTGAACCTCGACGCCTGGTTCGGCGTGCCGGATCACGCGCTGAACCGCGTCGCCGACCTGGAGTACGCGGATGTGAGCTGGCCGCAGCTACTCCACGCGGCACCGTGGCTTCAGATCCCCGCCGGAGCCCTGGACACGGAGCGGGCCAACTCCCGGGCCTGGCGGCAATCGGTCTTCGGAGCGGTCAACCTGCACACGACCGCGACGGCAATGGCTGCGTTCTTCTCCCACCTCACCAACGAGGACGGACCAGTACGAGAACTGCTCGGGAGTCGGCTGCACACCGAGTTCCTCGCCCCCCAAGTCACTGACTACGACGAGGTCTTCGGCACCGAGATCACCTGGACACTGGGCTTCGTACGCGACAAGGGCAAGATCGCCAAAGGTGGGATCGGCGGCTCCGTGGCCTGGTGGTCACTCCGGCATCACCACGCCTGCGCCTACCTGACGCGCCGATTGGACGATCACTGCCGGGCCGCCGAAATCGCCGCAGCCTTGGGCGATGACCTGACCGTGGTGGGCGAGGATTCGGCATTTGAGCCGCGCCCGTAG
- a CDS encoding alpha/beta fold hydrolase yields the protein MNLTRDHRRPPGRRLLLGAGALALSLAVGSTAGCDGHDGAAASPPATVSTAGPAASYDAATKHDAEFNATFKHKFSTIRGVRMHYVTGGKGPALVLLHGWPQTWYEWRKIMPALAKHHTVYALDLPGLGDSKGSPESFDKKTLARYVHGLLRDQIGLGRFDLVAHDLGGGVGFQYVSQFPGQVNSYVHMDYPLPGRKLPAAQYRTFSWHMAFNSQQAIPEKLVDNPSDVREYLTAFYPQVAYGGTSFGGKRTRSPFTEAEINEYVRTYSRPDVLHAGFELYRSLDKDERDNTAAAGINTRTLLLTATGSLASTRPTLTPTLRNITRAVEIPTSGHWLAEENPEAIVREILSFISKTGTK from the coding sequence ATGAACCTGACTCGCGACCACAGGCGCCCTCCCGGCCGACGCCTCCTCCTCGGAGCCGGTGCGCTGGCCCTCTCACTCGCCGTGGGCAGTACTGCCGGGTGCGATGGGCACGACGGGGCCGCCGCATCACCTCCCGCTACCGTCTCGACGGCCGGGCCGGCGGCGTCGTACGACGCCGCGACGAAGCATGACGCAGAGTTCAACGCGACGTTCAAGCACAAGTTCTCGACCATCCGCGGTGTGCGCATGCACTACGTCACCGGCGGCAAGGGCCCGGCACTGGTGCTGCTGCACGGCTGGCCGCAGACGTGGTACGAGTGGCGGAAGATCATGCCGGCTCTCGCCAAGCATCACACCGTATACGCTCTCGATCTCCCCGGCCTCGGCGACAGCAAGGGAAGCCCGGAGAGCTTCGACAAAAAGACCCTGGCGCGTTACGTCCACGGTCTCCTGCGTGACCAGATCGGACTCGGCAGGTTCGACCTGGTCGCACACGACCTCGGCGGTGGCGTCGGATTCCAGTACGTCTCGCAGTTCCCCGGACAGGTGAACTCTTATGTACACATGGACTATCCGCTCCCCGGGCGGAAGCTCCCCGCCGCGCAGTACCGGACCTTCTCCTGGCACATGGCCTTCAACAGTCAGCAGGCGATCCCCGAGAAACTCGTCGACAACCCGAGCGACGTGCGCGAGTACCTCACGGCGTTCTATCCGCAAGTCGCCTACGGCGGAACGTCATTCGGCGGCAAGAGGACACGGTCCCCCTTCACCGAGGCGGAAATCAACGAGTACGTCCGCACCTACAGCCGCCCGGACGTACTGCACGCGGGATTCGAGCTCTACCGAAGCCTGGACAAAGACGAACGTGACAACACCGCGGCCGCCGGTATCAACACCCGCACCCTCCTCCTCACGGCAACCGGCTCACTCGCCTCCACCCGCCCCACTCTGACGCCGACGCTGCGCAACATCACACGCGCAGTCGAGATTCCCACATCGGGCCACTGGCTCGCGGAGGAAAACCCCGAGGCCATCGTGCGTGAGATCCTCTCGTTCATCAGCAAGACTGGAACGAAGTAG
- a CDS encoding IS1182 family transposase — translation MGEWVGETVGPDVWETCRGLIPVGSVFAFLAEHRGRLFPAQMFADMYPSANGRPSMPPQILAAAITLQALHGLSDYQTVQELRCDLRWKAACGLGLYDMAFDPSLLAYFRRRLARSARPNRIFETVREVVKSTGVLKGKHRRALDSTVLDDAVATQDTVTQIIAAIRTVIREVPHAAEQAAIQCTAHDYTDPGKPRIAWNDEQARADLIDALVTDAVRLLGHLPDQQLGEKAANALGLLALVAGQDVEPAEDSNGRDGRWRITQGTAYDRMISTVDPEARHVHKTRTHRQDGFKAHLAVEPETGLYTALALRPATGTEHHEATVGIDLLADEDSPVDVFGDSAYSTGDTCQILHRAGHRLFLKPAPLKTAVLGGFSLDDFAINTAGSTVTCPAGHTVPLSEPSGRHMQRKALFTDQCASCPLRKQCTTAKTGRIVTIRPHHDLLTAARHQASTDPDWQAAYRRWRPPVERAVAWLVAHGNRRLRYRGTIKNNAWLHTRAAALNLRTLINLGLNHNGDTWHTPAIT, via the coding sequence ATGGGTGAGTGGGTCGGGGAGACGGTCGGGCCGGACGTGTGGGAGACGTGTCGGGGTTTGATCCCAGTCGGGAGTGTGTTCGCGTTTCTGGCCGAGCATCGGGGGAGGCTGTTTCCGGCTCAGATGTTCGCGGACATGTATCCGTCGGCGAACGGGCGGCCGAGTATGCCGCCGCAGATCCTGGCCGCTGCGATCACTCTGCAGGCCCTGCACGGGCTGTCGGATTACCAGACCGTGCAGGAATTGCGGTGTGACCTGCGGTGGAAGGCCGCGTGCGGGCTGGGCCTTTACGACATGGCGTTCGACCCGTCGCTGCTGGCCTACTTCCGCCGCCGGCTGGCCCGCTCCGCCCGTCCGAACCGGATCTTCGAGACCGTACGCGAAGTCGTGAAGAGCACCGGAGTACTGAAAGGCAAGCACCGTCGGGCGCTGGACTCCACCGTGCTGGACGACGCGGTCGCCACCCAGGACACGGTCACCCAGATCATCGCCGCCATCAGGACAGTCATCCGTGAGGTCCCACACGCGGCCGAACAAGCAGCAATCCAGTGCACCGCCCACGATTACACCGACCCGGGCAAACCCCGCATCGCCTGGAACGACGAGCAGGCCCGAGCCGACCTCATCGACGCACTGGTCACCGACGCGGTGCGGCTGCTGGGCCACCTGCCCGACCAACAGCTCGGGGAGAAAGCCGCGAACGCGCTCGGCCTGCTGGCCCTGGTCGCAGGACAGGACGTCGAACCCGCCGAGGACTCCAACGGCCGTGACGGGCGTTGGCGCATCACTCAGGGCACCGCCTACGACCGGATGATCTCCACCGTCGACCCCGAAGCCCGCCACGTCCACAAGACCCGCACCCACCGGCAGGACGGCTTCAAGGCCCACCTGGCCGTCGAGCCCGAGACCGGCTTATACACCGCCCTCGCTCTGCGGCCGGCAACCGGAACCGAGCACCACGAGGCCACTGTCGGCATCGACTTGCTCGCCGACGAAGACAGCCCGGTGGACGTCTTCGGCGACAGCGCCTACTCCACTGGCGACACCTGCCAGATCCTGCACCGAGCAGGACACCGACTCTTCCTCAAGCCCGCCCCGCTGAAGACGGCTGTCCTTGGCGGGTTCAGCCTCGACGACTTCGCCATCAACACCGCGGGCAGCACGGTGACCTGCCCCGCCGGACACACCGTCCCGCTCAGCGAGCCGTCCGGGCGGCACATGCAACGCAAAGCGCTCTTCACCGACCAGTGCGCCAGCTGCCCCCTGCGCAAGCAGTGCACCACCGCCAAGACCGGCCGGATCGTCACCATCCGCCCCCACCACGACCTGCTCACCGCTGCCCGCCACCAGGCCAGCACCGACCCCGACTGGCAAGCCGCCTACCGACGATGGAGACCACCCGTCGAACGCGCCGTCGCCTGGCTCGTCGCCCACGGCAACCGCAGACTCCGCTACCGCGGCACCATCAAGAACAACGCCTGGCTCCACACCCGTGCCGCAGCCCTCAACCTGCGAACCCTGATCAACCTCGGACTCAACCACAACGGCGACACCTGGCACACCCCCGCTATCACCTGA
- a CDS encoding FG-GAP-like repeat-containing protein gives MCPSGATAAAPRTATSDFNGDGYADLAVGVPDGTVGGQAKAGYVNIVWGGPKGVGAYGSIRVTQATPEVPGTPEAGDRFGASVALVDLNGDGIAELLAGVPGEDVIDRGTDAGMVIAVGGSTDEPGPGATVLTGPSPSAAYGTSVAAAELTGDDNKEIVIGGTDKVVARVIQGEDSMITTVVAAPMGGRAPVLTTGDFDSDGTADLAVAYWTAGNPNTQSHVRLWRWDADRSEMANFWNTDNAGVTALAAGDFDGDGHDDLALGECREIADENIDDPCGPEELAEGGGIHLHYGSPASGSFGSRAQTLNQDTEGVPGVAEDGDRFGAALAVADVNRDGRDDLIVGAPGEAIGSKAGAGAAWLLSGSAQGLLDAGGTATSVAWNQDTSGVPGVAEAGDTFGAAVASGDCNADGVPDVTVGSPGENASLGAAWLFRSGSAAGSTALSPRTLGLPYLSTAQKYGKPLSSH, from the coding sequence GTGTGCCCGTCTGGCGCCACCGCTGCCGCACCCCGTACCGCCACGAGCGACTTCAACGGGGACGGCTACGCGGACCTCGCCGTCGGCGTCCCGGACGGGACCGTCGGCGGCCAGGCCAAGGCCGGATACGTGAACATCGTCTGGGGTGGGCCGAAGGGTGTCGGCGCCTACGGAAGCATCCGTGTCACCCAGGCCACTCCCGAGGTTCCCGGGACCCCGGAGGCGGGTGACCGCTTCGGCGCATCCGTGGCCCTGGTGGACCTCAACGGCGACGGCATCGCGGAACTGCTCGCCGGTGTCCCCGGCGAGGATGTCATCGACCGCGGTACGGACGCAGGCATGGTCATCGCCGTAGGCGGCTCGACGGACGAGCCGGGACCGGGGGCGACAGTCCTGACCGGGCCGTCGCCGTCGGCCGCGTACGGCACATCGGTCGCGGCAGCCGAGCTGACCGGCGATGACAACAAGGAGATCGTGATCGGCGGCACGGACAAGGTCGTCGCTCGTGTCATCCAGGGTGAAGACAGCATGATCACCACCGTCGTCGCCGCCCCCATGGGCGGCCGCGCCCCCGTCCTGACCACCGGCGACTTCGACAGCGACGGCACGGCGGACCTGGCCGTGGCGTACTGGACCGCGGGCAACCCCAATACGCAGTCTCACGTGCGCCTGTGGAGGTGGGACGCCGACCGGTCCGAGATGGCCAACTTCTGGAACACGGACAACGCCGGCGTGACCGCCCTGGCCGCCGGCGACTTCGACGGCGACGGCCACGACGACCTGGCCCTCGGCGAGTGCCGTGAGATCGCCGACGAGAACATCGACGACCCGTGCGGCCCCGAAGAGCTCGCCGAGGGGGGCGGCATCCACCTCCACTACGGAAGCCCCGCGAGCGGCTCGTTCGGCAGCCGCGCCCAGACTCTCAACCAGGACACGGAGGGTGTCCCGGGCGTGGCCGAGGACGGCGACCGCTTCGGCGCCGCCCTTGCCGTCGCCGACGTCAACCGCGACGGCCGCGACGACCTGATCGTGGGCGCTCCTGGTGAGGCCATCGGAAGCAAAGCGGGGGCGGGCGCCGCCTGGCTGCTCTCCGGCAGCGCTCAGGGCCTGCTCGACGCAGGTGGCACTGCCACATCCGTCGCCTGGAACCAGGACACGTCCGGTGTCCCGGGCGTCGCCGAGGCGGGCGACACCTTCGGCGCGGCGGTCGCCTCGGGTGACTGCAACGCCGACGGCGTACCGGATGTCACGGTCGGATCCCCTGGCGAGAACGCCTCCCTGGGCGCCGCATGGCTCTTCCGCAGCGGCTCGGCCGCCGGCTCGACGGCCCTCTCGCCCCGCACGCTCGGCCTCCCGTACCTGTCCACGGCTCAGAAGTACGGCAAGCCACTGAGCAGCCACTGA
- a CDS encoding metallophosphoesterase: MTDTSNTRPAEGEAQAQRQSRLRRLTHYIPLIAPVLLWAVPCWVLLHTGQHWPLPVTLVGTALFALGLIGMPLAMVRGHGRRQQDRAAIIGDTLLGTSWTLFTWSVLLGVLLRLALTVAGVGESQDRARIVTWAVLGITAVLLGWGYAEARRVPRVRQLDVQLPRLGAGLDGIRVVLITDTHYGPLDRTRWSARVCETVNTLEADLVCHTGDIADGTAERRRAQAAPLGTVRATRARVYVTGNHEYYSEAQGWVDLMDELGWEPLSNRHLLLERGGDTLVVAGVDDVTAESSGLAGHRAHLAQALNGADPDLPVLLLAHQPKFIDRAAAAGIDLQLSGHTHGGQIWPFHHLVRIDQPALAGLSHHGPRTLLYTSRGTGFWGPPFRVFAPSEITLLVLRSPHLLPST; this comes from the coding sequence ATGACCGACACCAGCAACACCCGGCCCGCCGAGGGTGAAGCGCAAGCGCAACGGCAGAGCCGACTGCGCCGACTGACGCACTACATCCCCCTGATCGCCCCCGTCCTGCTGTGGGCCGTGCCCTGCTGGGTGCTCCTGCACACCGGCCAGCACTGGCCACTGCCCGTCACGCTGGTCGGCACCGCCCTGTTCGCCCTCGGTCTCATCGGCATGCCGCTCGCGATGGTGCGCGGCCACGGCCGGCGCCAGCAGGATCGGGCGGCGATCATCGGCGACACCCTGCTGGGCACCAGCTGGACTCTGTTCACCTGGTCCGTTCTGCTCGGCGTCCTCTTGCGGCTCGCCCTGACCGTGGCCGGCGTCGGCGAGAGCCAGGACCGGGCCCGAATCGTCACCTGGGCCGTCCTCGGCATCACCGCCGTACTGCTCGGCTGGGGGTACGCCGAGGCCCGACGCGTGCCACGCGTGCGCCAACTCGACGTGCAACTCCCACGGCTGGGAGCCGGGTTGGACGGCATCCGCGTCGTCCTCATCACCGACACCCACTACGGCCCGCTCGATCGCACTCGCTGGTCGGCGCGGGTATGCGAGACGGTGAACACTCTGGAAGCCGACCTGGTCTGCCACACCGGCGACATCGCGGACGGCACGGCCGAACGCCGCCGCGCCCAGGCCGCCCCGCTCGGTACCGTGCGGGCCACCCGGGCCCGGGTATACGTCACCGGCAACCACGAGTACTACAGCGAGGCCCAGGGCTGGGTCGACCTGATGGACGAGCTGGGCTGGGAGCCGCTGAGCAACCGCCATCTGCTACTCGAACGCGGAGGCGACACCCTCGTGGTCGCCGGAGTGGATGACGTCACCGCCGAGTCCTCCGGCCTGGCAGGCCACCGCGCCCACCTCGCCCAAGCCTTGAACGGCGCCGACCCCGACCTACCCGTCCTGCTCCTGGCACACCAGCCCAAGTTCATCGACCGGGCAGCAGCCGCCGGCATCGACCTCCAACTCTCCGGCCACACCCACGGCGGCCAGATCTGGCCCTTCCACCACCTCGTCCGCATCGACCAGCCCGCCCTCGCCGGCCTCAGCCACCACGGCCCCCGCACCCTCCTCTACACCAGCCGCGGCACCGGCTTCTGGGGCCCGCCATTCCGCGTCTTCGCCCCCAGCGAGATCACCCTGCTCGTACTCCGCTCCCCGCACCTGCTCCCCTCGACATAG
- a CDS encoding DUF6153 family protein encodes MHVSRYTRTGGALGHLLLVVALALGVFVMHSMGHPESASDTSMGAAHASATAAHPSGGMSSPQDVVVSPHSSDSHQDSKASSHSPAMGMDMASLCVAVLGTWILAGLLRAVLSHRTDWLARLRDGAMAALRPNPPPRRPPDLAQLSVLRI; translated from the coding sequence GTGCATGTGAGCCGATACACACGAACAGGAGGTGCCCTCGGGCACCTGCTGCTCGTCGTCGCGCTCGCATTGGGCGTCTTCGTGATGCACTCGATGGGCCATCCCGAGAGCGCCTCCGACACGAGCATGGGAGCGGCTCACGCATCGGCCACGGCCGCTCACCCAAGCGGTGGCATGTCCTCGCCGCAGGACGTTGTCGTCTCCCCGCACTCTTCGGATTCCCATCAGGACAGCAAGGCGTCCTCCCACTCCCCGGCGATGGGGATGGACATGGCCTCGCTGTGCGTGGCCGTGCTCGGCACGTGGATTCTTGCCGGTCTTCTCCGCGCGGTGCTGAGCCACAGGACCGACTGGCTGGCGCGGCTTCGCGATGGCGCCATGGCGGCCCTGCGCCCCAATCCCCCTCCGCGCAGACCGCCTGACCTCGCTCAGTTGTCAGTCCTGCGGATCTAG
- a CDS encoding DUF305 domain-containing protein — protein MTAIKRSTPRPRARRIALVSTVAIAGLVLAACGNDDDMSSMDHGSKSSASASATSGENPAPGTFNDTDVKFAQMMIPHHEQAVEMSKLADERAEDAKIKTLAGDIEQAQDPEIKKMRSWLKAWGKPESGGSMPGMNHGSGGSDNSGMAGMMSDKDMKELKAANGTDFDKMFAQMMIGHHNGAIDMAKDEQKNGKNATAKKLADAVVKNQTVEVKELQGILDKL, from the coding sequence ATGACTGCCATCAAACGCAGCACGCCGCGCCCGCGCGCCCGCCGCATCGCTCTCGTCAGCACCGTCGCCATCGCAGGCTTGGTCCTCGCCGCCTGTGGCAACGACGACGACATGAGCAGCATGGATCACGGGAGCAAAAGCTCCGCCTCGGCGAGTGCGACCTCCGGGGAGAACCCCGCACCGGGCACGTTCAACGACACGGACGTGAAATTCGCACAGATGATGATCCCCCACCACGAGCAGGCCGTCGAGATGTCCAAGCTCGCCGATGAGCGGGCGGAGGACGCCAAGATCAAGACCCTCGCCGGGGACATCGAGCAGGCGCAGGATCCCGAGATCAAGAAGATGAGGTCCTGGCTCAAGGCATGGGGCAAGCCCGAGTCGGGCGGCAGCATGCCCGGTATGAACCACGGTTCCGGCGGCTCCGACAACTCGGGCATGGCCGGGATGATGTCCGACAAGGACATGAAGGAGTTGAAGGCCGCCAATGGCACGGACTTCGACAAGATGTTCGCGCAGATGATGATCGGCCACCACAACGGGGCGATCGACATGGCCAAGGACGAGCAGAAGAACGGTAAGAACGCCACCGCGAAGAAGCTCGCCGACGCTGTCGTCAAGAACCAGACCGTTGAGGTCAAGGAGCTCCAGGGCATCCTCGACAAGCTCTGA
- a CDS encoding DUF305 domain-containing protein: protein MNAARSLPVRAAAVAATAAAALLVSAFGGYHTTRATATLGAPASAEVETHADKHNQADVTFAQTMILHHRQAIAMAEMARTRASSSDVKALAVKIKKEQASEIRTMAGWLNAWGEKVPRGMYGMRHGHPSGMARMMNRKEMHALNRASGKSFDTMFLTMMIKHHGGAVQMAKAEKKHGSYGPAKALANRIVITQTAEIAQMRKMLRTS, encoded by the coding sequence ATGAACGCAGCCCGGTCCCTCCCCGTTCGCGCCGCAGCGGTGGCTGCAACAGCGGCGGCCGCGCTTCTCGTGTCCGCCTTCGGCGGCTACCACACCACCAGGGCCACTGCCACTCTCGGCGCCCCTGCCTCCGCCGAAGTGGAAACCCATGCCGACAAACACAATCAGGCCGACGTCACGTTCGCCCAGACGATGATCCTGCACCACCGCCAGGCCATCGCGATGGCGGAAATGGCCCGGACGCGCGCCTCCTCCAGTGATGTCAAGGCCCTCGCGGTGAAGATCAAGAAGGAGCAGGCGTCAGAGATCCGGACCATGGCCGGCTGGCTGAATGCATGGGGTGAAAAGGTCCCACGAGGCATGTACGGCATGCGCCACGGCCATCCCTCGGGCATGGCGCGCATGATGAACAGGAAGGAGATGCACGCACTGAACCGCGCCTCCGGCAAGTCCTTCGACACCATGTTCCTGACCATGATGATCAAGCACCACGGAGGCGCGGTCCAGATGGCGAAAGCCGAGAAAAAGCACGGTTCCTATGGTCCGGCCAAGGCACTCGCCAACCGCATCGTCATCACCCAGACCGCTGAAATCGCCCAGATGCGGAAGATGCTCCGGACAAGCTGA
- a CDS encoding helix-turn-helix domain-containing protein, producing MTEDEAVLQNVGPRLRGFRKALGVTLTDLAERTGLTPSTISRLERGHIRPTLEQLLPLARAYAVPLDELVAAPATADPRVHLRPFRKHGLTFVPLGMKTGGLQAYKVIYPPVSRLPPPKFHRHPGREWFYVLHGAVHLVLTGTRTELTAGEAAEFDTNAPHWIGNARDDMSAETIVLYGQQGERVHITDV from the coding sequence GTGACGGAAGACGAAGCGGTATTGCAGAACGTCGGTCCGAGGCTGCGGGGCTTCCGCAAGGCTCTCGGCGTCACCCTCACCGATCTGGCGGAACGCACGGGGCTCACACCGAGCACCATCTCTCGGCTCGAACGCGGACACATTCGTCCGACTCTGGAACAGCTATTGCCGCTGGCCCGCGCCTACGCTGTGCCGCTCGATGAACTGGTTGCCGCGCCCGCCACTGCCGATCCGCGGGTCCACTTGCGCCCCTTTCGCAAACATGGGCTGACATTCGTGCCGCTGGGCATGAAAACAGGCGGCTTGCAGGCGTACAAGGTGATCTATCCGCCGGTTTCGCGACTCCCGCCGCCGAAATTTCATAGGCATCCCGGCCGAGAGTGGTTCTACGTGCTCCATGGGGCGGTCCACCTGGTCCTCACCGGTACCCGGACGGAACTGACGGCGGGCGAAGCGGCGGAGTTCGATACGAACGCGCCTCACTGGATCGGCAACGCTCGGGACGATATGTCGGCGGAGACCATCGTGCTCTACGGGCAGCAAGGCGAACGAGTTCACATCACGGACGTCTGA